The stretch of DNA actacctttttcccacttatcgatgcatgtactgtactgcaatcgtcatatacgtgcataactgatgtaaataacacatttgtaacatgctctatagtctctccgcttgcgcacagcttcagtacaggtagggagccggtattgctgttcaggacgtgctgacaggcgcatgcacgagctgccgtttgcctattgggcgacatgtacttactcgcgagtgtacttaaagtgagtgtccttaaagcggggtatgcctgtatatatatatatttaccaaccttttttctttagacaattttttttttaattaaaaccatctgattttacactttttttaaaaatatatagtatTATTACAAAGTTACGGGTTATTAATGGTGGAATGTTTTAATAACCAGCTTTTCCACCATGGAGGGTTCTTAACCCCCTCGGTTCCAGGGGAACCATCTTTGTAATGTGTTGCTGGCCTCTGGCAGCCTAGGGTTAAAAAGCATGGTCTCTATTCTACCTTAATGACACTGTCTTATTCACCAACAAGTATTGCAGTGAAAAAGGGGAAATACACAGCCAAGTAACACCGTCTCTGCCATTTCACCAGTTTCATACTTTTAAGATTGTGTAATAGTTTTGAAAATATAGATTTGTCTTAAAGCAAAAAAGAACAGTAGAAAAATGCTGCATTATTTATTATGGATTTTGTTAGGCAGCTTAGGGTGCATGCTTAACTGAAAAAGTTCTAGGAGAGGAACAATAATCGCCTTGCTCAGAGGCCAAGCAAAATAGTTTCCTTTTAGATTTGTTCAATACAGAGAATACAGGGAACGCTTTCAACAAAATGTTAACATGGTGAAAAAGATAACGGCAATATGTAAGCAAAAAGTATTTTCCAGCCTTGCATAAtgggactttttttttaaaataaacaaacataGATTTTATTTTGTCTTGCATTAAAAACTAGGCATGTGAGGGATCCTTTTCTATTTTCTAAATTCCATAAATGGTTTGTGCACCACATAAGAACGTAAGGGTTAAAGTACATGGATTGTTTTTACGTTGTCAACACATTCACTTAAGGAACCGTGAAAAAATGTTTTGGGGCATGCAATTAAATGGAGAGCAACGTCTATAAAAGATTCCGTTCCTAAGTGTCTTGTTcgactttttttttccccctcagggAAGAGAAAAACACTCAATGGTAAAAAGAAAGTGGAAATAAATAAACACGAGCAAGAAAAGAAGAGTGCTGCAGAAATAATTTCTATAGACATGAAGGATTCACCAGACGGTAAGATGGAACGCATTATATTCTGATGTCGTCAGTCTGATTTAACTGCTGCCAGTATTTAATTAGATAAACTAATTTAACCTACATTCCCTAATTACTACTGTGTGTACAAGCCATCTAGTGCTCGAACTGTTCATTTACATGCCAAACTTTACTAAACATGATTCTTGTTCACTAGCTAAAAGcagagtacagtatgtgttgtgcTTATTGCATGGCCAGGatgtacatagttacatcgtagagaaggttgaaaaaaagacatatgtccatcaagttcaacctaggaTAAATTTAGatggcagatactttatcctatgtatttacagtatattgatccagaggaaagcaaatacaaaccccagtgaaatatcatctaataatcttgtaaggggaaaaataaatgtcctgactccaaatattggcaatcagatttctccctggatcaacttccttcccatgtttacgtatttggtatatcgCAGTACAATCTTAAACTACACAGCACTTAAACCTCAGAAATGAAAGCAAAAAAGCATTGCATACAGCTTGGCATTGGTGAAAGTGGCATGGAAATGTGAGGCATTGGGGTAGTAGCAGGTGCAGTTGTCTGAGGCATTTAACTGAGAAAGATTACTTCAAATATGAATGCTAGCCAGTTCAGAATGCAAGTGCTGATCCTACACTGTAGATTATGAAAATGCGGTTCCTCGGAGATTGAGGGGGGAAAAATTCTTAAATTACTGTCCAACATCTTCCTCCTGATGGAGAAGAGATTGGCTTCAGTCAAATTAATGGGACAAAAGCTATCGCTAGCACATGGAAGTAGCTTCACAGCACATTAATTAAGAACTCTCAGCATCTTCGTGCAAGGGAAGGCTTTTCACTCAATTCATATGAATGATGTTCCAAGGCTTCCCTAATATGGAAAAGCATCtatacagcatattgaatagcaACCTTAGGCCCTATTCTGTATGCTGAGACACTGTCTCTTCTGTTGCTGAAAATAGCTGAACTCTTTTTGAGCACAGAGAAGATTGGTTAATAGCATATTGAATAATTGCCTTCGTACAGTACTTCCAGTTCTAGAAATTCAGTAGAAAGAAAGAATTCAACTAGAGTTTAGTGACTCCTATTGCAGCAAGTATTCAGTGCAGAAATGGTCTGTGCTGTTTTTGGACAGTCTACAATAatactacctttttttttttttatcatgtgcTAACATTTTTGTTGATTTGATCCTTCGATAAAGTAAGATTGGTTTAGTTGAATGCACTTGGGAACAAAGGGACTATCTGTCATTAACAAAGTATGACATTTCCTGTCACTTGCTCGCCATGGGTCACAGCAGAAAATGTATGTAGCTTTCGGTTACCGAGCCTGAATGTGATTGTGCAGAGAGAGCCTCTGATTGTCCAATGCAGTAACTCTGAAGCCGCATATTCTCGTCTTTCAAAATATGGCAAATAGTACCAAATTGTTTACTTGGGGATTGAGACTCGACAGCATTTGCGTAATGTATTAATTCCCCAAAACACTGTGCAACATTTCTGGAATTGCTGTActgttatatgtatatttattacaTTACTTTAAAGTTCATAAGTAGAAGGTTAAGTTCTTATGTCATTTCATTTTTCATGCATGTATAAACAAAGttgattttgttttgtttgcagcTCTTAATGAAGATGATTTAAAGCCTTTAGGTtctccagtcctgtctctggAGCAGACTGCTGTGATCCAAGAAATGGTAAATCAAAATGTCCTTCCTGAGCGGATTTCAATTCCTACCTATGGACTACAAAACATAGCAGAAGATAAGACGGGCGTTGCCAGGACCGAACAGGAATTTGTTGATGACTTGCATAAAGAAAGTTCTGAAAGAGAGTCTGCAAACCAGGAGGAAGAAAATGTAGAAATGTTAGAGGAGCATAAAAGTACATCTGATGAAACTCCAGAAAGCTCCCCAAAAAAGAAACctgctgctaaaacttcaaaacCCAAAGGAGAAATGAATGGGGATTTACCAGAGACTTTTATGTTTCCATGTCAGCATTGTGAGAGAAAGTTCACAACGAAACAAGGACTTGAACGTCATATGCATATTCATGTTTCCTCATTAAACCATGCATTCAAATGCAGGTACTGTGGGAAGGCATTTGGTACCCAGATTAATCGTCGAAGGCACGAACGACGCCATGAAGCTGGCCCGAAAAGGAAGCCTTTAATTCTATCAACATCCAGTGAATTTGATCAAAGTCCAAAACATATAATTGATGATTCTCTTAAAGCACCTGATGAACATCATTTTAGATTGCATTCTAAAATAATGGACTCTGACAAGGAAGCATCACATTCTTTTCTTCGAGAAGAAAATGGTGAATCTAGAGAACTACATCCATGTAAATACTGTAAAAAAGTATTTGGAACCCATACAAACATGCGTCGGCACCAACGTAGGGTTCATGAGCGCCATCTTATTCCAAAAGGTGTGAGGCGAAAAGGGCATCTGCTTGAAGAACCACAACTAAAAACTGAGCAAACTCAGCCTGTCGAAAATATATATGTGACAAATACAGAACTTGAAGAGGATGGTGAAGCAGATGATGTATACATAATGGATATTTCCAACAATATATCAGAAAACCTGACTTACTACATTGATGGTAAAATACAGTCAAACACCAACAGTAGCAGTCGTGATGTAATTGAAGTAGAAACTAACTCTGCTGATGTGTTGGGACTCAATTGTTTGCTTACACCTATTAAGGTTGAAATTTCTCATAATGTAAAAACCTTGCAAACTGCATCAGATCCTTTGAACGATTCCCCTTGCAGTGGAAATAAGGAGCCAAAAAAGAGAAGAACGATCAGTCCTCCTCTGTTATCAAAAATAAAAACTGAAGTTGAGGTTGAGCCAATAACGCCTTCATGTTCTCTGAACTTGCCACTTAGTGTTTCCATAAGTGATACTATACCATTTCAAAAAGAGAAAAGTGTCTACTTATCTTCAAAACTGAAACAGCTTCTTCAGATGCAAGATGGCAATAAATCCCCAGTAAGTCCATCCTTGCTGTCAGAGGTTCCTAAATTGGGCCCAGCTGTGTCCTCCTCTTTGTCAGCAGTGTCCAACAGATTTAAAAGGCGAACAACTTCTCCTCCTAGTTCTCCACAACACAGCCCAGCTCCAAAAGAATTTGGAAAACCGGGAGATGGAAAAACGACTTGGAATGAGGGACTTGCTCCAAAAATACCAAAATTAGAAAGTGACAGCTCCCCTGCATGGAGTTTGTctggtagagaggagagagataacATGAGTCCAATGTGCTCTGACGACTTTAAAACATCCAAAGACTGGACATCAAACATCGCATTTGGTAATGCTTGCAACCAGCAACCCCTGGATTTATCTAGTGGAGTAAAACCGAAGTCAGATAGCAGAAGCCGATCACAGGTTCCTTGGGAATCTGTACTTGATCTTAGTGTAAATAAGAAGCCGTGTTGTGACACAGAGGTTAAGGAATACAAAGGGAATAATTTGATGCACTCGCCATGTATTGGTATCAAAAAGAAGAAACCTACAACATGCATGCTGAAAAAAGTTCTATTAAATGAGTATGATGGAATGGAAGTAGCTGTAGAAAATGTTCAACAATCTGACAGTGCCCTGCTACCCTGTGAAACAGAAGAGCAGCAAATACTTCCACAATTGAGTGTTGGTCCATGTGATGAAATAACTCTTCCTTCTAATAACGCATCACCTGATTTACTTGAGACCACCTCTGCACCAGTATGCCCATCACCACCTCTTCTCATTCCATCAGATGTACCATCACCTCCACCATGTCCTCTTGTTTTAACTGCTgctacatcaccacctccccttcTCACTATTAATCTTCCTTCACTCCCAGATTCTTCTTGTAGTGTCCCACCTACCCCATCATACCCATCACCACTCTCTGTTGGTACACAATCCCCACTTCCAGTTCTTTCACCTACTGGAACACcatccccatccccttctcttaCTGATGATCCTTCAGGCTGTGCTTCACCTGGTCCTCCTACCCTCTCATCATCTTCCTCTTCTACATCTTCATCGTCGTCCACATGCTCTTCTCCACCGCCTCTATCAGCAGTGTCCTGTATTGTTTCTTCCTCTTTAAATTCAGAATCTTCTGCAGTTGCGTTTATTAAACAGGAGAAGGTTGAGGAAGAGGTGGTGCCAAGTCAACCTTTACTGACATGTGAACATGATTCCATTCctgaaacatttaataaaacttttGTGTGCAATGTTTGTGAATCACCATTCGTCTCTATTAAAGATCTTGCCAAGCATCTCTTTGTGCATGCGGAAGAATGGCCCTTCAAATGTGAATTTTGTGTGCAACTTTTTAAAGATGTGTCAAATCTCTCAGAACATCGATTTTTGCTTCATGGGGTTGGGAAGATTTTTGTTTGCTCAATATGCAAAAAGGAATTTGCTTTTCTTTGTAACTTACAACAGCATCAGCAGGATTTGCATCCGGATAAAGAATACAGTCACCATGAATTGGAAAGTGGGACTCTTAGACCACAGAACTTTACAGATCCCAGTAAGGTAAATATAATCCACACTCGGAGAATGGATGATGATCCCTTGACTCCATCTCCAGAAGAGGATGGTGATTTAAATGACTCATCAGAAGAGctgtacacaacaataaagataATGGCATCAGGGGAGAAGTCAAAAGATCCAGATGTTCGCATGGGCCTTAATCAGCATTATCCAAGCTTTAAACCTCCACCTTTTCAGTACCACAACAAAAACCCCATGGGTATTGGAACAACCGCCACAAATTTTACTACTCACAATATTCCACAAACTTTTACTACTGCTATACGTTGCACTAAATGTGGAAAAAGTGTTGACAACATGCCTGAATTACACAAACATATTCTGGTATGTGCTTCTGCAAGCGATAAAAAGAGATACACTCCCAAAAAAAATCCAGTACCTTTGAGACAGACTGTGCAGCCTCAAAATGGGGTTGTGGTTCTGGAAGCCCCTGAAAACAATTCGTTTAGGCGTATGGGACAGCCTAAAAAACTTAACTTTACCATTGAAATCAGTAAAATGTCTTCTAACAAGCTGAAATTGAGTGcactaaaaaagaaaaatcaacTAGTCCACAAAGCAATTTTGCAGAAAAACAAGTCAGCCAAGCAAAGGGCAGATTTTAAAGCAAATGTAGCCTCAGAGGCAGAATCACACATTTGCCCGTACTGTAATAGAGAGTTCACTTATATTGGAAGTCTAAGCAAGCATGCTTCATATAGTTGTCCAAAGAAGCCAGTCTCTCCTCCCTCCAAAAAACATATTTCTAAATCCTCAAAAAAAGGTGTCTCATCTTCTACTAACAAACGTAAAGGCAGCAGCAACACACGGCGAACAGCAGATGCCGAGATAAAAATGCAAAGCACAGAAGCACATTTGGGCAAAACAAGAGCAAGAAGCTTAGCCCCTACACAAATTCAGTTACCGTCAATGCCCATCAAATCCAAACAAAGTGTGAAATATGCACCTCAGGTTAAATCCAAAAAGCAGAGTCTTTCAATAGCAAGGAACTGTAGCCCTGTGAGGATAGCCAAATGTCATACTCCTAATCAGGGGAAAAAAGCTAAAAAAGTGGCCCTGAATAATTCTTTGCAAGCCTTGGGTAAATCATCGAGAAAACTGCATGTCAGAGTGCAAAgaaacaagttgcaaaataaatctctggcaaaaaagaaaaaaatggacaGGTTTAGTGGCAAATCCAGGGAGAGAATCGGTGGACCTATCACACGAAGCTCTCAGCTAACTGCAAGTACAGACTTCTCAGATAAGAGAGACGATTCCTATGGAAAGCAAGAGTCTAGGTAATCTAAACTTTTCTTGTATTCCTTATTCAGGCATGCAGTACACTTGTTTTATATGCTTTATAGAAAGGCCATAGCATTTACATACAGGCATGTACAGTTGAAGTGCATTCTGTAGCAAGTGCTCAACTAAGCTATCGGCCAAAAATATTTCCTAATTAGTTTGTATAGTAcggttttattttaaaaaatgagaAAGAGAGAGCTTCAGTTACGTCCTGTGATGCAATTCGGAATTAGATACTTCCCAAAAaagtgtgaaaaaataaaattttattatggATTTCACCTTGGCTGATGGCCATGTGCAAAGATGAATTAGCAACTAGGTTAAAATCTCTCCTCCAAATCAGATGTATTCCTTAAAATTCTAAGAGCTTGTTGGCCAATCTTGTAAAATAAGCCAGTTTCCACTGAAGAAAAAATGTAGTTTTACATGTATATTAGAGAATGCCAGCGCATGTTGGATAGAACTTTTTTGGGGCTTCAACGGCCATCTTAGGTTGGCACCTTCCAGAAGTGACCatctattttattattattcatgttTAGCTGTATGGCCAAGTGAGTTATGCATGTTCACAAGCAATGAAAAGTACAGCTGAACCAAGTTATAGCGTGGTGCTTGGGGTACAAATCTGATTGCGTTAAAAATTAGAgccagctcccttaaagagactgtgggtgtggggtatgtggggtgtggggtgtgtggtgtggtgtgtgggagaggggtggatgtgtgtgtgtgaggggtgggtgtgtgtgtgaggggtgggtgtgtgtgtgagaggggtgggtgtgtgggtgtgtgtgtgggggagaggggtgggtgtgtgtgtgtgggggagaggggtgggtgtgtgtgtgggagaggggtgggtgtgtgggagaggggtgggtgtgtgggagaggggtgggtgtgtgggagaggggtgggtgtgtgggagaggggtgtgtgtgggagaggggtgtgtgtgggaggtgtgtgtgtgtgggagaggtgtgtgtgtgttggagaggggtgtgtgtgttggagaggggtgtgtgtgtgtgtgtgtgggagagggggtgtgtgtgtgtgtgtgtgtgtgtgtgggagaggggtgtgtgtgtgtgtgtgtgtgtgtgtgtgtgtggggtgggtgtgtgtgtgggagaggggtgtgtgtgtgggagaggggtgggtgtgtgtgtgggagaggggtgggtgtgtgtgtgggagaggggtgggtgtgtgtgtgggagaggggtgggtgtgtgtgtgggagaggggtgggtgtgggtgtgtgtgtgtgggagaggggtgggtgtgggtgtgtgtgtgtgggagaggggtgggtgtgggtgtgtgtgtgtgggagaggtgtgggtgtgtgtgtgtgggagaggggtgggtgtgtgtgtgtgtgtggggggggggggggggtgaggggggggtgtgtgtgtgaggggggtgtgtgggagaggggggtgtgtgtgtgtgggagaggtgggggtgtgtgtgtgtgggagaggtgtgtgtgtgtgtgggagaggtgtgtgtgtgtgtgtgggagaggtgtgtgtgtgtgtgtgtgtgtgtgtgtgtgtgtgtgtgtgtgtgtgtgtgtgggagaggtgtgtgtgtgtatgtgtgtgggaaaggggtgtgtgtgtgtatgtgtgtgggaaaggggtgggtgtgtgtatgtgtgtgggagaggggtgtgtgggtgtgtgtgggagaggggtgtgtgtgtgtgtgtgtgtgtgggagaggggtgggtgtgggtgtgggagaggggtgggtgtgggtgtgggagaggggtgtatgtgtctgggcggggggtgaGTGTTAAAAATAGAACTGGAGGGGTTAAATCCCGAGGCTTTTCCTggctctctggcagcacagtggGTGTTAGGACCAGACTGACAGAGATCCCCTGAACAGAGCGCGTAAGAGCGGCGCGTCACCATGGTAACTGGcggcaaatgacgctgtgggttcacgtgatgtcgtgttgccatggtaacgtaacgtcacatgaccccacgacatcatttgacgccggagggaggggggcacaggcAGCAAGGCTCTCTGGCACATGGCAAGCCCTGGTCACCCCAGCAAGGCAAAGGAGAGGCTATAAAATGGCATGGTAGGAGATCTGCATATTATTGGGATCCACGCTCAAATAGTGTTATTGCGGATTCGCGAGAttacagggttgagctgtaattgATTTGGAGATGTATTCTCTTCAAAAAAAACTTTCAATTTTCATTTAGTTATGAAATGTAACTTGGACTACTTCAGATTTAGTTTAGGTAAATAATCAAAGTGTTAAAGCAAAACAGAAGACACACCCATAGGCTGCACTTATAGAGACGGCGACGCAatgtcgcagcaaaacaaatgcattgccgccgttgcgtgcgcttatattaAGCGCGACgcaacggattggtcgcgatcactgaaagtcatctctatttgattttccagcgaccgtcgcctgaccgtcgccggcactataagcgtagccttaaagAGCATTGAAAACCTTCCTAAAAAAAGGCACATAAataagtatttaaaaaataagttTATTACATGCAATATTATAAATGAGAGCACAGAAGACCTATAAAATCAATGAAAACTGGAGCCATGAGGTAGTCCTAGCATATTTTACATTGAATGTTATGAATATATTTACTTTTATGTCGATATTGGCTGCTAGTCACTAGACAGGATATTGTCCAGTGTACAGATCTCAGATAGTAGTAAATCTCGCCAAACATACCACATGTAGTTTGAATCAAACTCGATCAGAGCTACatagtcgtcgtccccccccccaaaaaaaaatttgtttatgCAGAAAAAATACAAATAGAGAATCAATATTGTGCGGTGAAAAATGTTTAAAGAAgtcattattcttttttttattttaactagATTGTATTATGCGAAGTAATGTCACATTTCACATACATGTGTCCAGAAACATATTTGTTTccttttgtttattgaaactttGTAATGCACATAAAATAGCTCTCAATAGTGGGAATATCTTCTTCCCCTTTCAGTTAGCATAAAATAGCtatctacattttttttaaatattttttttttttaactcacctGATTTGGCGAAGAGTAAATAGATTTCTCATCATAAGCTTACAGACTATATTGTGCTGAACACATTAAATAAGTGTGCAGTAGTGACTTAAGTAAATGATGCCTTGTTTCATTTTGGAATTGTTTCTCAATGCTGGTAGGAATTGCTGGGCACACTTACCAGCTGTACCTGCCTGATTGTGCTGAGCTGCCTGTGATGTATGTTGTgcaaacacagatacccagcaagctttcagaaaccccccaaaattaccacaaaataaatatatatatatatatatatatatatatatatatatatatatatactgtatgtatgtatgtatgtgtcaaaaggagtgctactgagtgtggctaattatataaaacaagaaacaaaagtCCAAAGCAGCAGCCAATgtgccaaaaatacacagtgaaatacctatatatctcttgaaatagggtcatttaattaaccctttggccaaagtgtataagcctgcgagccactttcaaggcatgaccagttcgcaggtcctaacactaactgattaaaatccatATTAACCGCTATAATTCGAggcaggatggtcctggcattgaacctgtcacacccagctgcatgaaaagaaaaccggcttacttggaaagtggggaggggcgagcttcaaaccctgggtgggaggagccactaacctccaaaacagctccCTCaacacttttatttctttttttttttttttttttttaaacattttaaattgTAATACTTTCtgtaccatttttaatatttaatgCACAAGGCCAAGTTTTTCCACCTTAGTGAATTTTACTTTCAATAATGCTAGAACTTGAGATGCCACTGGCCCCTCATGTATCACCCCCAGTTTATTAACATATACTAATGTTTTTTCCTTATTTCAGGAGCCTACTTTAGAGTACACATCCTTGTGTATGATCTGTAAATCCTGGAATAGCTGTTGCATGTTGAAGCTAAAATAAGCACTACAAGAACAAACAAGAAAATGCAAATCAAGCTGCAACTGACATACCGCCAATCCTCGCTGTCTTCTGGTTGAAAACTTGTTACACCTTTTTAAGTTTCCTCATCTGCGTTTGGTATGCTAGGATCAAGATGGTTCATTCCAAAAGGATGCTAAAAATTGGACTGAAGGATATCCTATGCCATGAGTAAAATAACTTTCATTCAATTGTACATGGCGTCAAATGTAACTGTTATGCAGGGAAATGTGATATTAAATTGTGTCccctgtatgtttttatttaaaataaaattttaaaatGTTGGCAATTCAGGGTTTGCAAATATATTGCTGCATTTGACACAAGTACTTTGGTCATGTAGTACCAAATCAGTTCAAGCCTTGCTTTTCTACGAATCCTGCAATTGAGACCGAAACAACTTTTCCAATTAGATTTTTGAACTTTTTGAGATTTCCTGCACTAGCAACCAAACCGGAAACTATtgcatttttgtgtctgtttttacCAAATCCCAGTTTCCCATTTTTATATTCACATGGAGCTGTATTCTGAAGATCTCTAACAGTCActaggattattatttttttaattttaaataccATTTTATAAGACAGGCCAAATTATGGTCTTCGTAAAACATTTGTGTCTCGTAATTAAGATAAGATTACTGAAATGTTGCACACCTCAGTTTCTCTTAGTGCTGTAGGTTAGCTGAAAGTGATTGGTTTGGCCTGTTAATTCACATGTTTTTACAAATATTTAGTTTCTCCTTTTTGTTACTGTACCCTTCAGAGTTAATGCTTCAGTTAGTTAAATATGAATAGTTTCATTAATACATCCCTATTTTATCAGTTTAAAAAGTAATCTACCTCTTAGACTGTAGTTCAACACTTGTTTGGTGAATTTCTGCCACTTTATTGCTATCACTATCATTCCCATTTTGTTACATTTCTCCAACGGGGACTTATGTTCAGATATTGTATAAGGCATTTGTAGTAAGTAAACCACAACaacaaaatatttaaaattatttaaattgTTTTTGACATGTCGGTTGTATTCTGTGATTTCTTCGTTTAGCAATTCTGTTCTATTTTTGGGATGTTAATCTTTAAAATTGTTCCTGTACTGACGTTTGCTGTTGGTTCCACTGTTTTTGTTGACAAGTGATTTAAAAATGATCCTATTGAAAATATTACAGTTTGCAAAGTTGACATACATA from Ascaphus truei isolate aAscTru1 chromosome 6, aAscTru1.hap1, whole genome shotgun sequence encodes:
- the PRDM2 gene encoding PR domain zinc finger protein 2 isoform X1, which codes for MNQDATKSSGEAEALSDVPEHILWGLPEEMKISPSAVDTARLGVWTRKHISKGKKFGPFIGEKKKRSQVKNNVYMWEVYYPNFGWMCVDATDPQKGNWLRYVNWARSEKEQNLCPLEINRTIYYKTIKPIEPGEELLVWYNGENNPEIAAAIEEERAAASSRSKKNSPKTRRGKRKTLNGKKKVEINKHEQEKKSAAEIISIDMKDSPDALNEDDLKPLGSPVLSLEQTAVIQEMVNQNVLPERISIPTYGLQNIAEDKTGVARTEQEFVDDLHKESSERESANQEEENVEMLEEHKSTSDETPESSPKKKPAAKTSKPKGEMNGDLPETFMFPCQHCERKFTTKQGLERHMHIHVSSLNHAFKCRYCGKAFGTQINRRRHERRHEAGPKRKPLILSTSSEFDQSPKHIIDDSLKAPDEHHFRLHSKIMDSDKEASHSFLREENGESRELHPCKYCKKVFGTHTNMRRHQRRVHERHLIPKGVRRKGHLLEEPQLKTEQTQPVENIYVTNTELEEDGEADDVYIMDISNNISENLTYYIDGKIQSNTNSSSRDVIEVETNSADVLGLNCLLTPIKVEISHNVKTLQTASDPLNDSPCSGNKEPKKRRTISPPLLSKIKTEVEVEPITPSCSLNLPLSVSISDTIPFQKEKSVYLSSKLKQLLQMQDGNKSPVSPSLLSEVPKLGPAVSSSLSAVSNRFKRRTTSPPSSPQHSPAPKEFGKPGDGKTTWNEGLAPKIPKLESDSSPAWSLSGREERDNMSPMCSDDFKTSKDWTSNIAFGNACNQQPLDLSSGVKPKSDSRSRSQVPWESVLDLSVNKKPCCDTEVKEYKGNNLMHSPCIGIKKKKPTTCMLKKVLLNEYDGMEVAVENVQQSDSALLPCETEEQQILPQLSVGPCDEITLPSNNASPDLLETTSAPVCPSPPLLIPSDVPSPPPCPLVLTAATSPPPLLTINLPSLPDSSCSVPPTPSYPSPLSVGTQSPLPVLSPTGTPSPSPSLTDDPSGCASPGPPTLSSSSSSTSSSSSTCSSPPPLSAVSCIVSSSLNSESSAVAFIKQEKVEEEVVPSQPLLTCEHDSIPETFNKTFVCNVCESPFVSIKDLAKHLFVHAEEWPFKCEFCVQLFKDVSNLSEHRFLLHGVGKIFVCSICKKEFAFLCNLQQHQQDLHPDKEYSHHELESGTLRPQNFTDPSKVNIIHTRRMDDDPLTPSPEEDGDLNDSSEELYTTIKIMASGEKSKDPDVRMGLNQHYPSFKPPPFQYHNKNPMGIGTTATNFTTHNIPQTFTTAIRCTKCGKSVDNMPELHKHILVCASASDKKRYTPKKNPVPLRQTVQPQNGVVVLEAPENNSFRRMGQPKKLNFTIEISKMSSNKLKLSALKKKNQLVHKAILQKNKSAKQRADFKANVASEAESHICPYCNREFTYIGSLSKHASYSCPKKPVSPPSKKHISKSSKKGVSSSTNKRKGSSNTRRTADAEIKMQSTEAHLGKTRARSLAPTQIQLPSMPIKSKQSVKYAPQVKSKKQSLSIARNCSPVRIAKCHTPNQGKKAKKVALNNSLQALGKSSRKLHVRVQRNKLQNKSLAKKKKMDRFSGKSRERIGGPITRSSQLTASTDFSDKRDDSYGKQESRSLL
- the PRDM2 gene encoding PR domain zinc finger protein 2 isoform X2; amino-acid sequence: MQTYSIVKPSVATGTSYRGKRKTLNGKKKVEINKHEQEKKSAAEIISIDMKDSPDALNEDDLKPLGSPVLSLEQTAVIQEMVNQNVLPERISIPTYGLQNIAEDKTGVARTEQEFVDDLHKESSERESANQEEENVEMLEEHKSTSDETPESSPKKKPAAKTSKPKGEMNGDLPETFMFPCQHCERKFTTKQGLERHMHIHVSSLNHAFKCRYCGKAFGTQINRRRHERRHEAGPKRKPLILSTSSEFDQSPKHIIDDSLKAPDEHHFRLHSKIMDSDKEASHSFLREENGESRELHPCKYCKKVFGTHTNMRRHQRRVHERHLIPKGVRRKGHLLEEPQLKTEQTQPVENIYVTNTELEEDGEADDVYIMDISNNISENLTYYIDGKIQSNTNSSSRDVIEVETNSADVLGLNCLLTPIKVEISHNVKTLQTASDPLNDSPCSGNKEPKKRRTISPPLLSKIKTEVEVEPITPSCSLNLPLSVSISDTIPFQKEKSVYLSSKLKQLLQMQDGNKSPVSPSLLSEVPKLGPAVSSSLSAVSNRFKRRTTSPPSSPQHSPAPKEFGKPGDGKTTWNEGLAPKIPKLESDSSPAWSLSGREERDNMSPMCSDDFKTSKDWTSNIAFGNACNQQPLDLSSGVKPKSDSRSRSQVPWESVLDLSVNKKPCCDTEVKEYKGNNLMHSPCIGIKKKKPTTCMLKKVLLNEYDGMEVAVENVQQSDSALLPCETEEQQILPQLSVGPCDEITLPSNNASPDLLETTSAPVCPSPPLLIPSDVPSPPPCPLVLTAATSPPPLLTINLPSLPDSSCSVPPTPSYPSPLSVGTQSPLPVLSPTGTPSPSPSLTDDPSGCASPGPPTLSSSSSSTSSSSSTCSSPPPLSAVSCIVSSSLNSESSAVAFIKQEKVEEEVVPSQPLLTCEHDSIPETFNKTFVCNVCESPFVSIKDLAKHLFVHAEEWPFKCEFCVQLFKDVSNLSEHRFLLHGVGKIFVCSICKKEFAFLCNLQQHQQDLHPDKEYSHHELESGTLRPQNFTDPSKVNIIHTRRMDDDPLTPSPEEDGDLNDSSEELYTTIKIMASGEKSKDPDVRMGLNQHYPSFKPPPFQYHNKNPMGIGTTATNFTTHNIPQTFTTAIRCTKCGKSVDNMPELHKHILVCASASDKKRYTPKKNPVPLRQTVQPQNGVVVLEAPENNSFRRMGQPKKLNFTIEISKMSSNKLKLSALKKKNQLVHKAILQKNKSAKQRADFKANVASEAESHICPYCNREFTYIGSLSKHASYSCPKKPVSPPSKKHISKSSKKGVSSSTNKRKGSSNTRRTADAEIKMQSTEAHLGKTRARSLAPTQIQLPSMPIKSKQSVKYAPQVKSKKQSLSIARNCSPVRIAKCHTPNQGKKAKKVALNNSLQALGKSSRKLHVRVQRNKLQNKSLAKKKKMDRFSGKSRERIGGPITRSSQLTASTDFSDKRDDSYGKQESRSLL